A stretch of the Gracilinanus agilis isolate LMUSP501 chromosome 4, AgileGrace, whole genome shotgun sequence genome encodes the following:
- the LOC123244927 gene encoding LOW QUALITY PROTEIN: putative olfactory receptor 2B8 (The sequence of the model RefSeq protein was modified relative to this genomic sequence to represent the inferred CDS: deleted 1 base in 1 codon), with translation MERTNKSSPVGFILLGFSDQPQLEMILLYVISIFYILTLVGNTAIILISYQDPKLHTPMYFFLSNLSFLDLCFTTSIIPQMLWNLRGPDKTITYIGCMIQFFVALGLGSAECVLLTVMAYDRYIAICRPLHYTIIMHPRLLKQLAVVIWISGFLEALVQSILTFQLPLCSHHKVDDFMCEEPALIKIAAVDTTFIETELCIASILYVMTPLGLILVSYGCIARTTLKIKSTEGRRKVFGTCGSHLMVVTLFFGTTLVVYIQPKNKYTQNQSKFLTLFYTVVTPTLNPMIYTLRNKDVKGALGRLLG, from the exons ATGGAGAGGACCAATAAGAGCAGTCCAGTAGGATTTATCCTGTTGGGTTTCTCTGACCAGCCCCAACTGGAAATGATTCTTCTTTATGTTATCTCCATCTTTTATATCCTGACACTTGTGGGGAATACAGCCATCATTCTGATATCTTACCAGGACCCTAAACTCCACACTcccatgtattttttcctttccaaccTTTCCTTCCTGGATCTCTGCTTCACCACTAGCATTATTCCCCAAATGCTCTGGAACCTTAGGGGTCCTGATAAGACCATTACTTACATTGGTTGTATGATTCAG TTTTTTGTGGCTCTGGGGTTGGGTTCTGCTGAGTGTGTTCTCCTGACTGTCATGGCTTATGATCGCTACATTGCCATCTGCCGGCCCCTTCACTATACCATTATCATGCACCCAAGGCTACTCAAACAATTGGCAGTTGTGATCTGGATCAGCGGCTTCCTAGAGGCCTTAGTTCAGTCAATATTGACTTTTCAGTTGCCTCTCTGCAGTCACCACAAGGTGGATGATTTTATGTGTGAAGAGCCAGCCTTGATTAAAATTGCTGCTGTGGATACCACCTTCATAGAAACTGAGCTTTGCATAGCAAGTATCCTTTATGTTATGACTCCCCTAGGTCTTATCCTAGTCTCCTATGGATGCATAGCTAGGACCACATTAAAGATAAAGTCAACTGAAGGACGCCGGAAGGTATTTGGGACTTGTGGTTCCCATTTGATGGTAGTAACTTTATTCTTTGGAACAACACTTGTTGTCTATATACAGCCCAAAAATAAATATACTCAGAATCAGAGTAAATTCCTCACCCTCTTCTACACTGTGGTTACCCCTACCCTTAACCCCATGATCTACACCTTAAGGAACAAAGATGTGAAGGGGGCATTGGGAAGATTGCTGGGTTGA
- the LOC123244920 gene encoding olfactory receptor 2G3-like, translating to MGMPNVSKGGDFILVGFSEQPQLEKILFVVVLISYLLTLIGNTTIILVSCLDPKLCTPMYYFLTNLSLIDLCFTTSIVPQLLWNLRGPAKTITPIGCAIQLYVSLALGSTECVLLAVMAFDRYAAICQPLHYATVMHPRLCQALAGVAWVSGLGNTLIQSTITLNLPLCGHRKLYHFMCEVPAMIKLACVDIHANEIQLFMASLILLLLPLGLILISYALIAQAVIKIRSAKAWKKVLRTCGSHILVVTLFYGTITAVYIQPNSSYAHKQGKFITLLYTVVTPTLNPLIYTLRNQDMKDALKRLVRKNLN from the coding sequence atgggGATGCCAAATGTCAGCAAAGGAGGTGACTTTATCCTGGTTGGTTTTTCTGAGCAGCCCCAGTTAGAGAAAATCCTATTCGTGGTTGTCTTGATCTCCTACCTCTTGACCCTGATAGGCAATACAACTATCATTCTGGTCTCCTGTCTGGATCCCAAACTTTGTACTCCAATGTATTACTTCCTCACCAATCTCTCCCTCATTGACCTTTGCTTTACTACAAGTATTGTTCCCCAACTTTTGTGGAACCTAAGAGGACCAGCCAAGACCATAACTCCTATAGGCTGCGCTATACAACTCTATGTTTCTTTGGCATTGGGCTCCACTGAATGTGTTCTCCTTGCTGTCATGGCATTTGATCGGTATGCTGCTATCTGCCAACCACTCCACTATGCTACTGTCATGCATCCAAGATTATGTCAAGCACTTGCAGGTGTGGCATGGGTTAGTGGGTTGGGAAATACACTGATACAGAGCACTATCACCCTTAATCTACCTCTGTGTGGGCATAGGAAGTTGTACCATTTCATGTGTGAGGTACCTGCTATGATAAAGCTGGCCTGTGTGGATATTCATGCCAATGAAATTCAGCTTTTTATGGCCTCCTTAATCTTGCTCCTTCTTCCACTGGGATTGATCTTAATCTCCTATGCACTTATTGCCCAGGCAGTAATAAAAATCAGGTCAGCCAAAGCTTGGAAAAAGGTTCTGAGAACATGTGGATCCCATATTTTGGTGGTGACCCTCTTCTATGGCACCATCACAGCTGTCTACATTCAACCCAATAGCTCCTATGCACATAAGCAAGGCAAGTTCATCACTCTCTTATATACAGTGGTGACACCTACACTCAATCCCCTCATTTATACTCTGAGGAACCAAGATATGAAGGATGCACTGAAAAGGCTGGTAAGAAAAAATCTAAACTAA